Proteins co-encoded in one Panulirus ornatus isolate Po-2019 chromosome 54, ASM3632096v1, whole genome shotgun sequence genomic window:
- the LOC139765357 gene encoding armadillo segment polarity protein-like — protein sequence MAGGLQKMVALLQRNNVKFLAIVTDCLQILAYGNQESKLIILASQGPQELVRILRSYTYEKLLWTTSRVLKVLSVCSSNKPAIVESGGMQALAMHLTHQSSRLVQNCLWTLRNLSDAATKVDNVDQLLQNLVHLLRASDINVVTCAAGILSNLTCNNQRNKITVCQVGGVEALVATIYNAGEREEITEPAISLHNHGLFQKVSHV from the exons ATGGCAGGTGGGCTCCAGAAGATGGTGGCTCTCCTCCAGCGTAACAATGTGAAGTTTCTTGCCATTGTCACTGACTGCCTTCAGATTCTGGCTTATGGCAATCAGGAGTCAAAGCTAATTATTTTAGCTTCTCAAGGCCCACAGGAGTTGGTGCGAATTCTTCGTTCCTACACGTATGAAAAACTTTTATGGACTACCTCAAGAGTTCTCAAAG TTTTGTCTGTGTGCTCAAGTAACAAGCCAGCCATTGTGGAATCTGGGGGCATGCAGGCACTGGCTATGCACCTAACTCATCAGTCATCTCGCTTGGTGCAGAATTGTCTTTGGACACTACGTAACTTGTCTGATGCTGCCACCAAAGTT GACAATGTGGACCAGCTTCTGCAGAACTTGGTGCACTTGCTACGAGCCAGTGACATCAATGTGGTTACTTGTGCTGCTGGCATACTTTCAAATTTGACTTGTAATAACCAAAGGAACAAGATCACCGTCTGCCAGGTTGGTGGAGTCGAGGCATTAGTGGCCACCATATACAATGCTGGAGAACGGGAGGAAATAACAGAGCCTGCGATAAGTCTTCATAACCATGGGCTCTTTCAAAAAGTTTCCCATGTTTAG